One Candidatus Zixiibacteriota bacterium DNA window includes the following coding sequences:
- a CDS encoding DUF494 family protein, which yields MGERILEIVFYLMQHMRSHDGALTHLDDISRSLKSMGFSDNEISSAYGWFLEEVQSNSVQQLLTRELYNPPPRVFSETEKQVLSTEARGFLIQLYQLGLLNSEQFESIIDRVHLLEPGSVDSDTLKLIASSVIFGGVNKKLDLNWFNLSGEETAH from the coding sequence TTGGGCGAGAGAATACTTGAAATTGTATTTTACCTGATGCAGCATATGCGCAGCCATGACGGAGCGCTGACCCACCTGGACGATATTTCCCGTTCGCTGAAAAGCATGGGATTTTCCGACAACGAGATTTCCTCCGCTTATGGTTGGTTTTTAGAAGAAGTTCAGTCCAACAGCGTCCAGCAACTTCTGACGCGCGAGTTGTACAATCCACCCCCGCGAGTTTTTTCCGAAACCGAAAAGCAGGTGCTCTCGACTGAAGCACGCGGTTTTCTGATTCAGCTGTATCAGCTCGGCCTGTTGAATTCAGAGCAATTCGAGAGCATTATCGACCGCGTTCATCTTCTCGAACCGGGTTCGGTCGACTCCGATACCCTGAAGCTGATCGCCTCATCGGTCATTTTTGGTGGTGTCAACAAGAAGCTCGATTTGAACTGGTTCAATCTTTCCGGCGAAGAAACGGCTCATTAA
- the coaBC gene encoding bifunctional phosphopantothenoylcysteine decarboxylase/phosphopantothenate--cysteine ligase CoaBC: MRLTNRKILLGVCGCIAAYKSAYLVRLLRQEGAEVRVMMTRSAGEFVAPLTFETLTDHPVYSEMFPKDRYFGTHHIDLAEWSDLIVVAPASGNMIGKIASGIADDFVSTVVMASQSPVMISPSMNTHMYENPIMQANLRKLKDLGYRFVEPTVGELACKTYGVGRLPDPQDIVTVITSHFGGQSDLSGLKVLISAGPTVEYLDPVRYISNPSSGKMGYALAERARARGAEVTLVSGPVALEAPAGITRIDVESGSQMRQALREHFDRCDMLLMAAAVGDYGPETVSEHKIKKSAQPIQLKLVPKADILLELSRDKSAQVMVGFALETEDVVANASEKLNRKKLDMIVVNNPKITGAAFKSDTNQVTIIEADGNSYELPMMSKLELADKILDSALKISIKSKHNG, from the coding sequence GTGAGACTAACCAACCGCAAAATTCTGCTGGGCGTATGTGGCTGTATTGCCGCTTACAAGAGCGCTTACCTGGTTCGGCTTCTCCGTCAGGAAGGTGCCGAAGTGCGCGTGATGATGACTCGTTCCGCCGGTGAATTTGTGGCTCCCCTGACATTCGAGACATTGACTGATCATCCGGTCTATTCCGAGATGTTTCCAAAAGACCGTTATTTCGGCACTCATCATATCGATCTGGCTGAGTGGTCCGATCTTATTGTTGTGGCACCCGCTTCTGGCAATATGATCGGTAAGATAGCTTCAGGAATTGCCGATGATTTCGTGTCGACCGTCGTAATGGCTTCGCAATCGCCGGTCATGATTTCGCCCTCGATGAATACGCATATGTACGAGAACCCGATTATGCAGGCCAACCTGCGTAAACTCAAGGATCTTGGCTATCGTTTCGTTGAACCGACAGTTGGTGAACTGGCCTGCAAGACTTATGGTGTCGGCCGTCTGCCGGACCCGCAGGATATCGTCACTGTCATCACCTCGCATTTTGGCGGGCAGTCAGATCTATCCGGGCTGAAGGTTTTGATCAGTGCCGGTCCAACTGTAGAGTATCTCGATCCGGTGCGCTATATTTCCAACCCTTCCTCCGGCAAGATGGGCTACGCCCTGGCAGAGCGGGCTCGAGCGCGCGGGGCGGAGGTGACGCTGGTATCCGGGCCGGTTGCTCTTGAAGCACCTGCCGGAATTACTAGAATCGATGTTGAAAGCGGAAGCCAGATGCGACAAGCTCTCAGGGAGCATTTTGACAGGTGTGATATGCTCCTGATGGCGGCCGCGGTGGGCGATTATGGCCCGGAAACAGTCAGCGAGCACAAAATCAAAAAGAGTGCTCAGCCGATCCAGTTGAAACTCGTGCCCAAAGCTGACATCCTTCTGGAGTTATCACGGGATAAATCTGCTCAGGTCATGGTCGGATTTGCTCTGGAGACCGAGGATGTGGTTGCCAATGCGAGTGAAAAATTAAACAGGAAGAAGCTCGATATGATCGTTGTCAACAACCCCAAAATTACAGGAGCGGCTTTCAAGTCCGACACCAACCAGGTCACGATCATTGAGGCTGATGGTAACAGCTATGAACTCCCTATGATGAGCAAGCTTGAGCTGGCGGATAAAATCCTCGACAGCGCCCTTAAAATCAGTATAAAAAGTAAGCACAA